The genomic window AGCAAGCATGCTCCTATTTATGAGTATATTATGTAACATTTCACATTTAGAAAAAGTATATCATGTTTTAATACTGAGATGAAATAACTGATAGAATATTCAAAGAAATGATCAATACCTTTTGTCCGGACTTCCTTCATTTTGAAAGGATTTGATACCCCTTCAATAACTCTTATGTCTGTATGCACTGTGATCCTTACTCCAAGTTTAACTTCCATTCGTTGTGAATTGTCCATAATAATGGCACCATGATGATCACACCTCCCATCAATCAAATCAAATGTACCGTTTTTCACTAGCCTTTTGATTCCTTTTCTTGGTTCTATTATGCTTTCCTCAAACTCCTCTTTAGACCACGAATCTCGCTTTTCATCGAACCCTCCTTCAATGACAACTAGGTCAACTGTTACCGAAGCAAGAGGGTGGTCAAATGCAATTGGCTTGCCACCATCGTACATGACAACTTTTATGTGATCTCCGCCATCCTCGGTCTTTATAGTACTATTTTTGTAAATTGTTCTGCTCACACTATTTTCAATTACTAGACGAAATCTTGTTGATTGGATTACTTGTGATCTGCACCAGCACATAGCAGAAGATACGTTAAATACTGAAGGAACAACAATGGTGAATTGTTCTGATGTTATAAGCCACGTAAGAAAAACCTTACTTATAAATTTGTGGGCTTGTGGCTCATCTTGTGAGCTATGTTTTCTCTTTATATGCAAGTAGATAAGTGCAGTCAATAGCTTAGACCCATCTTACATGCAACACTCATTATTTGGATGCCTATTTCACTTCTGACACGTCCTGCTTCTTGAAGTGAGTGGGAAGTGGCACTATTGTAGCAGTTTAGACTGTCATAAGATACTTAAACTGAAGAAGCTCCTAAAATGAGAATTGATTGAGAAAGAACAAGGAcacaaacagaagaatttggttcAAAATTTCAAACTATGTGTTGTTGTCTACATATATTCAGTACTAGACCTCAGTTGTAAGTATGAACGGCTTTTGGATTTCTACGAATTGCAAAATAGAACTTAATACACTAGTATAATTTGGTTCAAAAAGTATGCGTAAGAAAGTACAAATTCTAATTGCTCATTTAGATTGTTTGTACCACTTATAATAAAGCATCGAAAGTACTACTATATCAACATGTAGGTATTATGAAGTGTCCAGATGTTTTAGCACCTTACGTAAATCTTGAATCATAAACAGATGTTTTCGCAAGAGGAAGTTTAGTGCAAGTTTTATTCTTAGATTTTGTAATGGATCCAATCTTCCAGTTCTATAGATGGGGCCCATTTAATATCCACATTAAGCTTGTATACCATCTCCAAACCATGTACTTGAGAACGttttttaataatatggctgcatgcatcattctgatgcagaggtcgAGGATAATCCTTCTTTTCTAAAATAATATAATCCACACTCCAACAGTGTTGGCTCGGTGGAATGGTGCACACCAGGTTCCAAACAGTCACTTTTCCAGGAGTATTTTTTTTAAAGTTCCAGTCCTTGCTTTACAATTATCTTCCAAGCATCCTCGTCCAATCATAGATAAAGAGACGCCTCACCTCTGAGATGGAGATAGAATGTAATGATTTAACTCAGCACGCCCTTCCTTTCGCATATCTTCGGTTTTTAATGTGAACTCTTCGTGGTCTTCCATGAGTATTCTGAGATCTTCCTCATATTTGTTCTTATCTTTTTCCCTTTTTACCTTAAGCTTTCcaatttttgttttgaatttttcctCCGTGCTCACTTTAACCTATGAAAAGATGACACAATTTATAACCATACATTATAGAGAAAGTGAGTACAGAAATACCATCTtaatgtaaaatgcttagaaacGTATATATTGTGGGACAAGGGGATATAAAAGTCATTACTGCTAATGCGTCGACGTATTTCCTGGCATCACACTCCAGCGGGGGGACTTGTTTGCTCACTCTGAGCGATGCTTCGAGGGATGTGATCCATTGGCCAATTGATTCTATAGAAGTGTAGATAAATAATGGTATGTCAACTGGAGATACATGCAACTACATGAAATTTTGGAACACTGGATGTACATATAATACAAAATAAGGTGCAACTGGTTTGAGGCTATATTTATTTAATAATTGGCAAGCCTCCAATACAAGTACATCTGACACTGAGAGGGCTTTATTGATCACCTGGCCATGCTCAGTTCACCAAAAATTGAAGCTAAAGAGAGAAAAGATGCATAAGGAACTCTCATTGGTCAATCAATTCCTCAATTACTGTAAATATTTTTAGATTTGAAATGCTAATAAACCACAATGTCATGTTCGCAGTAGTTCCAATCACTTAAGATTGAAGAGTTTCAAATAAACATAATTTATAAAAAGTTGTAATACATTAACTTGAATACTAGTGGTCTGCAGAGATTACCCCAGTCTATTATTTACTCTTTCTCAGAAAACATGATCGAAAAAAATAATAAGGACTGCAATATTTTACTATAATTTTTTTGTGGTGAATACCCTACTGAAATTGCATGAAAAGTCATGAATGcacaaaattaataaaaaaattgtaCCTTCCCCTTGGCGAACTCTCACAAAAAAAGGGCTAGTGATTCCTTCTTGAACACTCTCTTCTCTTACATTTTTTATCTCAACACCCATCTTGAACTTTTCAGTTCTAGCATGGAAGGAGGAAGTTCGGAAATAGACATTACCAAGGTCTGCTTCTCCATGAATCAGTGTCAAGACACGATCACCTCCCAAGGCTGGTGGTTCTTTTACAGATTGTGGATGCACTATGCAGTCACTAAACTCCTCTGATGTCCAATAATCTTGACCTTCAGCATTGAAATCACCATGAAGTAGTACGATCTCCACAGAAGCTGCAGACAGCGGACCAGATGTGACAACCAGATTGTTCTCATCATACAAAGCCACCTTTAAGAGATTTCCATCCTCTGATTTGATATTCTCCCGTGTGAAGTAGTCATTGCACACCGTATTGACAAATCGCAATTGATATTTGGTCCTTTGCTTCTTAATTGGTGGCCTGAAAATGTTAGGTACATGAATAAAAGTTAGTAAGATGGTTGTCATGAACTCATGATTGACCACCGGCCAATGTGATCTTGTTTCCAAAAGAAGTAATGAAAGCTTCTTAAATAAAGAGATAAAGCCTTGGATTAGCGAATGCACCCATCATCTGAATCATATGGCTCAATGGGCCGAATGAGAACACCTCTCCTCTGAGGAGTTTGTGTGGCTCGACTCGTAACACTGGTAATTATCTTCCAAATAGAATCGTCTGATGAAATACTGGCCAGTAACTTATGGGTTTTATCCATGAGGCTCGTACTGGGGAAATCTTCTTTATAAAACCCTGATTGTGTGCTATACAGCGGCATGAGCTGATCAAGAAAGTTCCAACGTTTCTTGACCTCCATATGAGGCTCATCCCATTGAAGTAGCACTTGATTACATCTAAATGACGCATCTACATCTACAAAAAAGTTACACAAGATAGTCAGGGTTTAGCTTGGCACAAGTCATTTGATTTATTGCAATTTGGTTCTAACAAAATTTAGGAACCAAGTAAAATATAAGGTAAACTTATTCATCTGCAAATTAAGAAATATAAACAAACAGACATACCAATGTTATGATTAATTACTTTTTACTCGGCAAGCATACAAGTCCAAAATTACGATGATATGCTATGAGAATGACTATTTGAGTTGAACTTACAATGCTCTTCAACTGGTGGCCGGACATTTGAATGACTTACATCTTCAACAAATTCTTCCCATCCAAGAATGGAATTCCCCTGAATAAAGTAAACAAAAGATGTCAAAAGAGAATTTACAAGATCCTATGTTAAAGGAAACCACTTATGTAATACACTGACACGTCAACTTTTTATATGGGCTATTGCTCTCTAAGTAATTGCATTTGATATTATCATTCTAATACTCACGGCAGGTAGAACGGCTAACCAACACTTAGACAAATGGTAATGtacccaaacaaacaaaaaattcaaaaccatttcatgtgtttgattttcgacaaagggtgaattttattggctGAAAATGAAGATCAAGAGAATATAAACACAATGAGCAGATGCGACTACATCATAGCTAGGATGCATACAGTAAACAACAACACACGCACACAAGAACACACtaacaaatagcaaagtcatataagaccgaaGCTATGCATTGCGAGGGAAAAAACCAGAGCGATCAGATCCATAATCGGCAAACTACATcaatgaccatatccgcaccaaccatgtCATGACACCACATGAATGACGAGGTTCTTCAAGAGTAACGCCTTCAATAAGGGAGCGACGCTCAATCGCCGCTACCACTAGAGCCAACCACTCAGGGTCAGAATCTAGATTTTCACCCTGAAAAACAAGtccgagcatatccgagcaatgccttcaacaaggtaacggcGTAAAAACGTCACTATTGTCAGGCATATCCAACTTGGGTCACCTAGGCTTTCACCCCAGATCTCGAGACTGGGTGCTCAAGTAGCACCACcatcaagtcaatcatgtgttgTTGCCACCACTTTTTCACAATCACAACAACTACATTTGATGTGTGACTGCCGCTGTCACCCCTTCTGCATCAAGTCGTCACCAGAGTTTGCATCTCAACATTGAAGTAACCATCGGATCTGAAGTGAGAAACCCTCACGAAGACCTTTCGGTGGTCACCGCAATCCACAGTGAGGCCGTTGCTAGGACAAGATGACCCAACCATCGGTTGGGCCTGGTAGGCAGCGACACGGCGAATCTAGGCGTAGCAGCCACACATCAGGCGACAACGACGCATCCCAACCAGGGCACCCACTCCATGACCAGAAGGGGCCAGCCGGCAGCACAGATCGACATTTCTTGGAACAAGCAGCCGAAGCCAGGACTGGCCCGGGGGATAGAACCACCGTGGGGTCTGTCGAATCTGGCCAACCACACACCAGATCCATGGGTGTGTGGCCAGATCAAGCCAACTTCAAAGAAACCGGAGCAACGGCGGCCGCCGTCGTGCCTCGTCTAGCGACGCCAGATCTAGACACGAAACAGATAGAGAGGTCTAGCTGTCCTCTGCAGACAAGCACATGGCACACCACCAGCCGACTTGGCAGCCACCAACAGCCAAGGAGCACCGCCCAAAGCCGGGGCCATCGATGCGAGAAATCGCTCATATGTGCAAAGCAAGCCCTCAACCAAGCACACATGCAGCATGATTGATTTGCTTCCTAGATCGATTCAATCTCACTGGGTCTTCAATCCCGTAAAGAACAATAATAAGCAGGGTTCCCACCGCCACCGTCAGCCGCACTAGCTTCGCTGGCGGCGTCCTACGGCGGGAGGGAAAGACGGGAGCAGGGGAGGTTAGGCAGGGGAACAACACCGCAGCCTGTACCGGCCAGGAAGAGCGACGCGGGGCGAGAGCTTTATTTTCAGAGTGGTAGTCTTTCATGTGTTTGATAACACCATAACACACTGTAGAAAAGTTTGGGCGGAATGGTCTGTTGCTCCTTTGGATAACACACCCTTTATGTATACGGAAATGATGGCAATTGGAGTggtgttatggcgctgctagaaggagggcgcgagagggccggccgggggccttttgcccatgggcaggcaagagggaagggatttccttcttaattcttgcttgattagattgatacatctcctctctttatatagagaggtttacttgacttccaagaaaggcttacttgacccctaagcaagcgatccttatctttaattaaccttaagactaatgggcccattaggcccattacgtattctaacactacaccccacctggacagtTTGTCCTCGcactgcagcctaaccaacttataaccatgactcgacgcaacacaaacctaacacctaaaaacaagccttttacatctcggcttgttttattattctgaacctgaaatggactgggccactttattttggaccccttaacaaaaagtggacaTCATCCGCATGCCGGATGTGCACGTGTACAATCACCTGGATCCCACGGACATcatctggacaaaaggagtgcatgtgtatggtcacctggaagtggtcgcaagagtgaCCAGCAGAGGTGCCCTCGCAGCGGCCGGTGACGGAATGCAGCGGTGCTACACGGGACGCAGGGAAAACAACATGCCCGCCGcccgtgggggaaaccgcatgcccaagatccccgacgcagcggatGATATCGAAGTCCTTTGCAcagcgaagggcaacttggaggagcggcagtTGCAGATCACACATCTCCCGCACATGCCGACGCACTAGGAGGCTGCGCGCAgtagcctgcagcctcaccgccgccgacacgtgaCGGGTAGCGATCCAATACGGAAGCGGTGACTGGACTTGGTGGAGCGGGACTCCCGCTGGCGCGGTCGATGCGGGGccggagctgaccggcggtggctgttgcggcggagcgccgggcgcggcggaggccgccaggagcggcggctcccactgcagccagggctgggAGGTGGTGGCGATGGATGGAGCTGCAGCGACTGCTGCAGTGTCCCGGCGAGCGCAGCAAAGGccgactggtgcggcggctgccctGGCAGCCACGGtggcgcgggggcggcgatgggcgCTGGAGGCGCGGCGGGAGCCGATACCGGCCACCGCTGCCACTGCGGggtggcggcaggcggcggcggcaggtgcAGCTGGGGCTGCAGCATCCCAGCGAACGCCGCGCAGGACCCTGGATGCGGCGAGTACCACGGCAGGGCCGGCGGCCCGATGGCGGCGGtcggcggcaggggcggcggcgggccGTAGGGGCTGGCCAGGTACAGCCAGATCCCCTGGACGGCTGTGACGAGGTTGTTGAGGACCCCGGTGATCTCCTCCGGGGTGTAGGTGGCGGCCGGTGGTGCGGTGGAGGGCGCCGGTATCTGGGCGGTGGCGGCACCGGAGGATGCGACCAACGGCGCGGACGGGGAGGGCAGCGGCACGGTGTAGATGGCCAGCAGCGCGGTGGTGACGGTCGGCAGCGGAAGCGACGGGGTGGGCGGCGGCAAAGACATGATCAAAATTACCAAATTGTTATgtcgctgctagaaggagggcgcgagaggacCGACCGGGACGGCCAGGCAAGAggaaagggatttccttcttaattcttgcttcattagattgatacatctcctctctttatatagagaggtttacttgactcccaagcaaggcttacttgacccctaagcaagcgacccttatctctaattaaccctaagattaacgggcccattaggcccattacgtactctaacaagtGGTCTCTGTATATATACTGTACGCTATTGTTAGACTATAAACCCCTGATCTTATTGTACAGAATAGTAACGCCTCAATGCATATCATAGTTACCTGGGGAATATCATTAAACGACACGTACACTGGGAAGTTCCGAAATTCAAGTTTAGAACTTGCATTAGGTAAGCTAGTGCAGTGGTCTTGTCCAAAAGCAGGTAAAGATGGACAATATCCTGGAACTGAATATGAAGTATTATCATCTGCAATCATCATTTATTTGGTGGTAGAGGAGGCTTCAAGCACTAACTGTTACCTGCTACTGGCAATGGATTCGACATGCTAGGTGGTGGCAGACTACATCCTTCGCCTGTTTGGCACAAAAGACAAAACCAATCATATTCATTTACTTTGGGGGGAAACAGAGACAtaaacaaaaacatatagccattTACCATGTTGCATTGAGTGGTTGCTGGTTGGCTGCCACAAGATTGGCGTTGGAAATTGCTGAGAAGATTGCTGACTGTTGCCATTTAGGGCTTGCCCTGAATGTGAAAAGAAACCATTGGAAGTTTGGCACATGAACTAATGTAAACAAGATAAAGGGAGGCCGAGGCAGAAGGCTTCACCATTTCCCTGAACAGGTGGCATGGTAGCTGGTGGATAACTCAGTCCATTATCCTCTGCAGTAACATCAGCCGGAAATCCTGAATGCTTCCCACGGTCTGGGAAATTTCGAGGCAATAAACTAAATAAAATGGAAATTACAATACCAAACATGGTTCTTACACATGAGGATACATATCACATATAGAATGATGGCAAAAAATAGTGGATGCTTATCATCTGTAATCATTGACTTTTACTCGTTTGGTGGTAATGGAGGCTTCAAGCACTAACTTGTTACCTGCTACTTGCAATGGATTCAGCATGCTAGGTGGTGGCATACTACATCCTTCGTCTGTTTGGCACAAAACCAGTCATATTCATTTACTTTGGGGGGAAACAGACATAAACAAAAACATATAGCTATTTACCATGTTGTGTTGAGTGGTTGTTGGTTGGCTGCCACAAGGTTGGCATTGGAATTTGTTGAGAAGATTGCTGACAGTTGCCGTTTAGGGCTTGCCCTGAATGCGAAAATAAACCATTGGCAGTTTGGCACATGAACTAATGTTAACAAGATAAAGGAAGACCGAGGCAGACGACTTCACCATTTCCCTGAACCAGTGGCATGGTAGCTAGGGGATAACTCAGTCGATTATCCTCTGCAGTACCATCAGTCGGAAATCCGGAATGCCTCCCATGGTCTGGGAAATTTTGAGgcaataaaactaaataaaatggaAATTACAATACCAAACATGGTTCTTACACATGAGGATACATATCACATATAGAATGATGGAAAACAATAGTGGATGCTTATCATCTCCAATCATTGACTTTTACTCTTTTGGTGGTAATGGAGGCTTCAAGCACTAACTTATTACCTGCTACTTGCAATGGATTCGACATGCTAGGTGGTGGCAGACTACATCCTTCGCCTCTTTGGCACAAAACCAGTCATATTCATTTACTTTGGGGGGAAACAGACATAAACAAAAACATATAGCTATTTACCATGTTGTGTTGATTGGTTGTTGGTTGGCTGCCACAAGGTTGGCGTTGGAATTTGTTGAGAAGATTGCTGACAGTTTCCGTTTAGGGCTTGCCCTGAATGCGAAAATAAACCATTGGCAGTTTGGCACATGAACTAATGTAAAACAAGATAAAGGAAGGCCGAGGCAAAAGGCTTAACCATTTCCCTGAACCAGTGGCATGGTAGCTAGGGGATAACTCAGTCGATTATCCTCTACAGTACCATCAGTCGGAAATCCTGAATGCCTCCCACGGTCTGGGAAATTTTGAGGCAATAAAACTAAATAAATGGAAATTACAATACCAAACATGGTGTCTTACACATGAGGATACATATCACATATAGAATGATGGCAAACAATAGTGGATGCTTATCATCTGCAATCATTTACTTTTACTCGTTTGGTGGTAATGGAGGCTTCAAGCACCTTGTTACCTTCTCTCTGCAATACGCGTTGAATGAGAGGTGGTGGAAGACCATGTTGCTCATATGGACTAACTCTTTTAGAAAACAAAAAATGACCTTGTCCTGTTAATGAGCTGTAAAT from Triticum aestivum cultivar Chinese Spring chromosome 3B, IWGSC CS RefSeq v2.1, whole genome shotgun sequence includes these protein-coding regions:
- the LOC123068113 gene encoding uncharacterized protein, with product MPLVQGNGQALNGNCQQSSQQIPMPTLWQPTNNHSTQHDEGCSMPPPSMLNPLQVADRGKHSGFPADVTAEDNGLSYPPATMPPVQGNGQALNGNSQQSSQQFPTPILWQPTSNHSMQHGEGCSLPPPSMSNPLPVAVPGYCPSLPAFGQDHCTSLPNASSKLEFRNFPVYVSFNDIPQGNSILGWEEFVEDVSHSNVRPPVEEHYVDASFRCNQVLLQWDEPHMEVKKRWNFLDQLMPLYSTQSGFYKEDFPSTSLMDKTHKLLASISSDDSIWKIITSVTSRATQTPQRRGVLIRPIEPYDSDDGPPIKKQRTKYQLRFVNTVCNDYFTRENIKSEDGNLLKVALYDENNLVVTSGPLSAASVEIVLLHGDFNAEGQDYWTSEEFSDCIVHPQSVKEPPALGGDRVLTLIHGEADLGNVYFRTSSFHARTEKFKMGVEIKNVREESVQEGITSPFFVRVRQGEESIGQWITSLEASLRVSKQVPPLECDARKYVDALAVKVSTEEKFKTKIGKLKVKREKDKNKYEEDLRILMEDHEEFTLKTEDMRKEGRAELNHYILSPSQRSQVIQSTRFRLVIENSVSRTIYKNSTIKTEDGGDHIKVVMYDGGKPIAFDHPLASVTVDLVVIEGGFDEKRDSWSKEEFEESIIEPRKGIKRLVKNGTFDLIDGRCDHHGAIIMDNSQRMEVKLGVRITVHTDIRVIEGVSNPFKMKEVRTKGACLLAQFPNSLLSLY